GGTGTCCTATATCGTGACCCAGACCGGACGCAACGACGACGGCACCGACTACTGGACGCCCTCGCACATCGAGGCCAGCGTGGGCCTGCATCCCTACGACCAATGGAAGTCGGGCCTGAACAAGCAGCAGCTGATTGCCAAGATGGCCGAGCGCTTCGAGAAGCTGCCCGGCTATACAGTGGGCTTCATGCAGCCCATGATCGACGGCGTGCAGGACAAGCTCTCGGGCGCGCACAGCGATCTGACCGTGAAGGTCTACGGCCAGGACCTGAGCGAGGACCGGCGCGTGGCCGACGAGATGGTGGGCATTCTGTCCAAGGTGCCCGGTGCGGCCGATGTGGCCGTGGACATCGAGCCGCCGCTGCCCAATCTGCGCATAGACCTGGACCGTGCGGCCGCCGCACGCTACGGCATCAATGCCGCCGATGTGGCGCAGCTGATTTCCACGGGCGTGGGCGGGGCCTCCATAGGCCAGCTCTACGTGGGTGAACGCAGCTACGACATGACGGTGCGCTTCGCGCCCGGCACGCGCAGCAACCCCGAGGCCATAGGCGCGTTGCGCCTGGCCGCGACCAACGGCGCCCAGGTGCCGCTGGCCGACGTGGCGCGCATCAGCACCACGGTGGGCCAGAGCGTGATCGTGCGCGAGGGCGGCGAGCGCCACATTCTGGTCAAGCTCAATGTGCGCGGCCGCGATCTCGCGGGCTTCCTCAAGGATGCACACGATGCCCTCGATACCCAGCTCCAGTACGACCACCAGAAGACCCATATCGAGTGGGGCGGCCAGTTCGAGAACCTGCAGCGTGCCGAGGCGCGGCTGCTGGTCATCCTGCCGCTGACGCTGGGCATCATGCTGGTGCTGCTGTTCGGCGAGTTCGGCAATCTGCGCCAGCCGCTCTTGGTGCTGGGCGTGGTGCCGCTGGCCATGATCGGCGGCTTTGCCGGACTGCACCTGCGCGGCATGACGCTCAATGTATCGAGTGCCGTGGGCTTTATCGCGCTGTTTGGCGTGGCCGTGCTGTCGGGCGTGCTCATGGTCTCGCAGATCAACCGGCTGCGCCGCGAGGACGGGCTGCAGCTGCGCGAGGCCGTGCTCGAGGGGGCCTCCAGCCGCATGCGCCCGGTGCTGATGACGGCCACCGTGGCGGCCTTCGGCCTCATGCCGGCCATGCTGGCCACGGGCTTGGGCAGCGATGTGCAGCGGCCCCTGGCCACCGTGGTGGTCTGCGGCCTGGTCAGCGCCACCTTGCTGACGCTGCTGCTGCTGCCCAGTCTCTACTACGTGATCGAGCTGCGTGCCCAGCGCGCGGCAGAGCGCAAGCGCCGGCGTGCGGCCGAGCGCGGCGAACTCGACGACGAGGATGCCGCTGCCGTGACGACATCGGCCGCCGCAGAGCGCATGGCCCCCTGAGTCCGGGCCCACGCGATACCTATCAACTTGGAAGCACCATGCAATCTCCCTTCCTCTCCCTCAAGCGCCTGGCTCTGCTGCTGGCGGCGCTGGGCCTGGGCGGCGCGGCATTGGCCCAGGCAGCAGCGCAGCCTGCGGCCGCCGGGCTGCGCTTTATCGACTATCTGAACGCCGTCGAGCAGCACAGCCTGGACTTGCAATCCGAGCAACAGAACGTGGTGTCGGCCCAGGCTGGTATCGGCATCGCGGGCATACGCCCCGATCCCCAGCTCTCGCTGGGGGCCGCGCGCGAACAGGTCAGCAGCGGCCTGCCGCGCCCGCTGAACCGGACCTACGAGCTCAGCATGGAGCTGGAGACCGGCGGCAAGCGCTCGGCCCGCATCCGTGCCGCACGCAGCCAGGTGAAGCTGGCCGAGGCCGGCGTCGAGGGCTTCCGCACTCAGCTGTTTTCCGATGCGGCCCAGGACTTCACCCAGGCCTGCCGCGACCGCCAGGCGCTGGAGCGCAAGGAGCAGACGCTCAAGGCCCTGTCCGATGTGGTCAAGGCCAACGAGGTGCGGCGCAAGGCCGGCGACATCGGCACAGTGGAGTGGCGGCAGTCGCGCGTGGAGCGCGACCAGTTCCAGGCCGATGTGACCCAGGCGCGCGCCGATGCCCAGACCTCGCGTCTGGCCCTGAGCGTGCCGCTGGGGCGCAAGCTCTCGGAGGTCTTCGGCTCCGAGGAACTGCAATGCGATTTCCAGCCCTTTGCGAACGACAAGAACATCGAAGCCCTGGTGGTCCAGGCCCTGCAGGTGCGCAGCGATGTGCGTGTGGCCCAGGCCACGCTGGAGAATGCTCGCGACAACGCCGGTGTGGCCCAGGCCAACCGCTGGGTCAATCCCACGCTGGCCGTGGGCATGACCGCCATTGCGGCCACATCCGCGGGTGTGGATGTCCAGGGCAATGCCTTCGACGCGGGCAACCGCTCGCGCATGCTCTCGGTCTCGGTGAGCATGCCCATCCCGTTCTCGCGCCTGAACCGCGGCGAGGTGCTGCAGGCCGAGGCCGTCGTGACCCAGGCCATGCTGGGGCTGCAGCAGTCGCAGCACAAGGCCGAGGCCGGTGTGCGTTCCGCCTACTTCCGCTTCGCGGCGGCGCAGGAGAACGTGGAGCGCTATCGCAGCAATGTGCTGGCCGATGCGCAGCGCGTGCTCGAGAGCATTCGCCTGTCCTACCGCCACGGCCAGGCTTCGTTGCTGGAGCTGCTGTCGGCCCAGCGCTCGGCCGATGATGCCTATCTCGGCTATCTGCAGGCCGATGCCGATCTGGCCAAGGCCACTGTGGACCTGCAACTGAGCATAGGCCAGCGGCCCGCGCTGTGATGAGCGCAGTCGGTGGACAGGGCTGGCGCGCGCGCATCTTGCGCCACAATCAGCGGGTCTTTCACGCCCTGAGCTCTGCCCTGCATGCCATGACCGCCGAACCGCAACGCTTTGTGCATCTGCGCCGGGCCCTGATCCTGGCCGGCCTGGCCGCGACCATGGCCGCCATCTTCGCGCTGGATACGTTGACCGAGTATGCGGTGGCCGCGGCCGTGTTCCACACGGCCGTCATCCTCGTGGCGGTGCGATGGTTCAGCCCGCGCCTGGTGATAGGCGTCACGGCGCTGTGCATAGCGCTTACGCTGGCCAGCTTTGCGCTGACGCCGGCCGGTGCCTACCGCACCGGACTCATCAACACGGGCATCAGCATCCTGGCCATCGTCATCACGGCCTATCTGGGCCTGAAGATGGTGGCCGCCCAGAATGCGGCCCACGCGGCACAGACCCAGCTGCTGCGCATCACTCAGGCCACCAGTCTGGGACAGGTGACGGCCTCGATCGCCCATGAGGTCAACCAGCCGCTGGCCGCCATCGTCACCAGCGGCAATGCCTGCCAGCGCTGGCTGGCCCAGCAGCCGCCGAATCTTGAAAAAGCCGGCCAGGCGCTGGAGCGCATCCTGGGCGATGCGCGGCGCGCCAGCGATGTCATTGCGCGTATCCGCTCCATGGCACGCGGCGAGGGGCCGAGCAAGCAGAAGTTCGATCTCAACGAGGCGGTGCGTGAGATGGTGAATCTGTCGGGCGCGGACCTGAACCAGCGCTCCATCGCCATGGACCTGCAACTGGCGCCGGGCCTGGCGCCCGCCTGGTGCGACCGAGTGCAGTTTTTGCAGGTGCTGGGCAATCTGCTGCTCAACGCCATGGACGCCATGCAGGACACTGCGGCCGTGCAGCGGCGCATTTCCGTGGCCACCCAGGCGCTGGGCCAGCAGTTGGTGCTGACCGTCACCGATGCGGGAGAGGGGCTGTCGCTGCAGGCCAAAAGCCATCTGTTCGATGCCTTCTGGACTACCAAGCGCGAGGGCATGGGTCTGGGGCTGAACATCAGCCGTCACATGGCCGAGGCCAACGGTGGCCGCATCTGGGCCACGGACCGCGAGGATGGGCGCTGCGGCGCAGTGTTCCATGTGAGCATCGCGGCTTTCGTCGCCCCGGGGGAGCCCGCAGCAGGAGGACACCAGCTTGGCTGAACTCGAAACCGTGTATGTGATCGATGACGACGCCTCGGTGCGCGCGGCCATCGAGGATTTGCTTCTCTCCGTGGGCCTGGCCGTGTCCGCCTTCGGCGCGACGCGTGACTTTCTCGCCCATCTGGAGCTGAGTCCGCCCCAGGGGCCGGCCTGCCTGGTGCTGGACATCCGCATGCCGGGCCAGAGCGGCATGGAGTTCAGGCGCCAGATGCTGGAGCAGGGCCTGCGCTTTCCCACCATCTTCATCACCGGGCATGGAGATATTCCCATGAGCGTGGAGGCCATGAAGACCGGGGCCATAGAGTTTCTGACCAAGCCGTTTCGCGATCAGGATCTGCTGGATGCCATACAGCAAGGTATTGCGCTTGATCGCCAGCGCCGTGCGCAGGATGGGCAGTTGCTGGAGTTGCGTTCGCGTTGGAATTCGCTGTCCAGTGGGGAGCAGTCGGTGTTGATTGGCGTGGTGCGAGGCCTGCTCAACAAGCAGATCGCGGCAGAGCTGGATGTCAGCGAGATCACCATCAAAGTCAGGCGATCTCAAGCTATGCGCAAGATGGACGCTGGCTCGGTTGCCGAGCTGGTGCGCATGCTGGAGAAGCTGAGCATCCGCTGATGCTGGCCGCATGGTTGGCCTGCCGGGCGTCATTTCGCGGGCGCAGCGGGTGTCGCGGGGGGCTGTACGGCGAACGTAAAAATTGTTCGTGTCGGTTTCCTTGTGCAGTTTGCGCATGCATTTTTTGGAACGTGTACGGGTTTGCCAGTTCACAATGGCGGGTTCGCCAGGAGCGGTCAATGCGTCAGCAAAGAACATTCAATAACAAAATGGGTTTCGGAAAGCTTTGCACGGGCACCTTGATGTCCTTGTGCTTGATGTGGGGGCTGACGGCTCATGCGCAGCACAGTGCAGAGCCAGTCCCTGCAGGCAGTGAAGAAGCCTCTGCAGCAGCGTCAGCCACTGATGCGGGTGGGGCAGGCGCAGAGCCCGAGAAGTGGAATGCCAAGTTCCAGGCCACCTATGTCTGGCAGCGCAAGCCGTCCTTTTCTGCCCCCTACTCCGGAGAGAAAAGCTTGCTGCCAGGGCGCGAGCGCAGCTACTCCTTCACGACCACTGCATCTCTCGGATACCGTCCATGGGCCGGGGGGGAGGTCTATCTTGATCTGGAAGGCGCGCAGGGCATTCCTCTGTCGGGACTGGCAGGCCTGGGTGGCTTTACCAATGGGGAATTGGCCAAAACCTCGGGAGCAAAATTGAAGCTCTATCGCGCCCGTGCATTCTTGCGCCAGACCTGGAATCAGGGGGGTGAGCAAGAGGCGGTGGAGTCAGGGGCAAGGCAGTTGGCGGGCATGGTGGACAAGCGCCGTACTGTGCTCACGGTGGGCAATCTGGCGGTCATCGATCTCTTTGACAACAACCGCTACAGCCATGATCCGCGCACGCAGTTCATGAACTGGTCACTGATGGCTCAAGGCGCGTTTGACTATGCCGCAGATGCCCGAGGTTATAGCTGGGGAGCGGTGCTGGAGTGGTTTCACGACGACTGGGAGGTGCGCTTCGGTCGCTTCATCCAGCCCAAGGAGCCCAACGGACAGCCGTTGGACTATCGAATTTTCAAACACTACGGCGATCAGCTGGAAGTAGCCCACGCACACACGCTGGCCGGCCAGCCGGGAAAGCTGCGGGCTTTGGTCTTCCGCAACCACGCCGTGATGACGCGCTATGGCGATGCACTGAGCCTGGCGGCGCAGACCGGGGCGGTGCCGGATCTGAATGCTGCGCGCTACGGTGCCAGAAGCAAGCAGGGCTTCGGCATCAACCTGGAGCAGGCACTGAGTGATGACGTGGGTCTGTTTGCTCGTGGCAGCTGGGCGGATGGCAAGACGGAAATCTATGCCTTCACGGAAATCGACCGCTCTCTTTCTGCAGGCCTGCTGATTCAGGGGCGCAAATGGGGCAGGGCGAACGATACGCTGGGCATAGGCGTGGCGCGCAATTTCCTCTCGTCCTCACACCGCCAGTATCTGGCAGAGGGCGGAGTGGGGGCGTTCATTGGTGACGGGCGTCTGAACTACAAGCCCGAGAATATTCTTGAGATGTTCTACAGCGTGGCGATCAGCAAACAATCC
This window of the Comamonas testosteroni genome carries:
- a CDS encoding TolC family protein, which produces MQSPFLSLKRLALLLAALGLGGAALAQAAAQPAAAGLRFIDYLNAVEQHSLDLQSEQQNVVSAQAGIGIAGIRPDPQLSLGAAREQVSSGLPRPLNRTYELSMELETGGKRSARIRAARSQVKLAEAGVEGFRTQLFSDAAQDFTQACRDRQALERKEQTLKALSDVVKANEVRRKAGDIGTVEWRQSRVERDQFQADVTQARADAQTSRLALSVPLGRKLSEVFGSEELQCDFQPFANDKNIEALVVQALQVRSDVRVAQATLENARDNAGVAQANRWVNPTLAVGMTAIAATSAGVDVQGNAFDAGNRSRMLSVSVSMPIPFSRLNRGEVLQAEAVVTQAMLGLQQSQHKAEAGVRSAYFRFAAAQENVERYRSNVLADAQRVLESIRLSYRHGQASLLELLSAQRSADDAYLGYLQADADLAKATVDLQLSIGQRPAL
- a CDS encoding sensor histidine kinase codes for the protein MTAEPQRFVHLRRALILAGLAATMAAIFALDTLTEYAVAAAVFHTAVILVAVRWFSPRLVIGVTALCIALTLASFALTPAGAYRTGLINTGISILAIVITAYLGLKMVAAQNAAHAAQTQLLRITQATSLGQVTASIAHEVNQPLAAIVTSGNACQRWLAQQPPNLEKAGQALERILGDARRASDVIARIRSMARGEGPSKQKFDLNEAVREMVNLSGADLNQRSIAMDLQLAPGLAPAWCDRVQFLQVLGNLLLNAMDAMQDTAAVQRRISVATQALGQQLVLTVTDAGEGLSLQAKSHLFDAFWTTKREGMGLGLNISRHMAEANGGRIWATDREDGRCGAVFHVSIAAFVAPGEPAAGGHQLG
- a CDS encoding response regulator transcription factor, giving the protein MAELETVYVIDDDASVRAAIEDLLLSVGLAVSAFGATRDFLAHLELSPPQGPACLVLDIRMPGQSGMEFRRQMLEQGLRFPTIFITGHGDIPMSVEAMKTGAIEFLTKPFRDQDLLDAIQQGIALDRQRRAQDGQLLELRSRWNSLSSGEQSVLIGVVRGLLNKQIAAELDVSEITIKVRRSQAMRKMDAGSVAELVRMLEKLSIR
- a CDS encoding carbohydrate porin, with protein sequence MSLCLMWGLTAHAQHSAEPVPAGSEEASAAASATDAGGAGAEPEKWNAKFQATYVWQRKPSFSAPYSGEKSLLPGRERSYSFTTTASLGYRPWAGGEVYLDLEGAQGIPLSGLAGLGGFTNGELAKTSGAKLKLYRARAFLRQTWNQGGEQEAVESGARQLAGMVDKRRTVLTVGNLAVIDLFDNNRYSHDPRTQFMNWSLMAQGAFDYAADARGYSWGAVLEWFHDDWEVRFGRFIQPKEPNGQPLDYRIFKHYGDQLEVAHAHTLAGQPGKLRALVFRNHAVMTRYGDALSLAAQTGAVPDLNAARYGARSKQGFGINLEQALSDDVGLFARGSWADGKTEIYAFTEIDRSLSAGLLIQGRKWGRANDTLGIGVARNFLSSSHRQYLAEGGVGAFIGDGRLNYKPENILEMFYSVAISKQSSISFDWQHIRNPAYNADRGPVNALAVRLHTEF